From Psychroflexus torquis ATCC 700755, the proteins below share one genomic window:
- a CDS encoding IS4-like element ISPto2 family transposase codes for MGLFRRNKNNNKPVIRQILDLVPHWLFRSCTNTYKTDKGVHKYRTYDQFVALTFGQLNKCQSLNDISAGIGVSEIFISDLGLTQSPARSTMSDGNKKRDWQVFESLYYRLLSHYKSVLKQHHNTHIIEEIKGKVVKLIDSSTISLCLAMFDWAEFRTAKGGIKLHTSWDYNLMIPDVVNITEAKVHDRYGLKQLIFPKDTIIVEDRAYFDFELMLNRIKAENVFVTRIKSNTLYETIEELELADDVDQHILKDEIIQLTSGRAIETGISKHKLRLVHVYKEDENKVIAIITNQLDWEYNTIAALYKKRWDIELFFKALKQNLQVKTFWGTSENAVKSQIYVALINYLLLELIKRTISKKAVAFSNLSEKVRFCLYHYLSLDYVCNEVREGVRKVTISPQKVLVLERDLFSG; via the coding sequence ATGGGACTCTTCAGGCGAAACAAAAATAACAATAAACCAGTCATTCGACAAATTTTAGATTTAGTACCCCATTGGTTATTTAGAAGTTGCACCAATACCTACAAAACAGATAAAGGTGTTCATAAGTATAGAACTTACGACCAGTTTGTTGCTTTAACTTTCGGACAGCTTAATAAGTGCCAGAGCCTCAATGATATATCAGCAGGAATTGGAGTTAGCGAGATTTTTATAAGCGACTTAGGTTTAACCCAAAGCCCTGCTCGTTCTACAATGAGCGATGGCAATAAAAAGCGTGACTGGCAGGTGTTTGAGAGCTTGTATTATCGTTTATTAAGTCACTATAAATCGGTGCTAAAACAGCATCATAACACCCATATTATAGAAGAGATTAAGGGCAAGGTAGTTAAACTAATAGATAGCTCAACGATTTCCTTGTGTCTGGCTATGTTTGATTGGGCAGAGTTTCGGACAGCTAAAGGAGGTATTAAATTGCACACTAGCTGGGATTATAATTTAATGATACCTGATGTAGTAAATATAACAGAAGCAAAGGTTCATGACAGATATGGATTAAAGCAACTGATTTTCCCTAAAGACACTATTATAGTTGAAGACAGAGCTTATTTCGATTTTGAATTAATGCTCAATAGAATAAAAGCAGAAAATGTATTTGTTACTAGAATTAAGTCCAACACTTTGTATGAAACGATAGAGGAGCTGGAGCTTGCTGATGATGTTGACCAACATATTCTTAAAGATGAAATAATACAACTTACATCAGGTAGGGCGATAGAAACGGGTATTTCAAAGCATAAACTAAGATTGGTACATGTTTATAAAGAAGATGAAAACAAAGTAATTGCCATTATTACCAACCAACTTGATTGGGAATACAATACCATTGCAGCATTATATAAGAAACGTTGGGATATTGAATTGTTTTTTAAAGCTTTAAAACAAAACCTACAAGTAAAAACCTTCTGGGGAACCAGTGAGAATGCAGTAAAATCGCAAATATATGTAGCGCTGATAAATTATCTACTTTTAGAGCTTATAAAGCGAACTATTTCCAAAAAAGCAGTTGCTTTTTCTAATTTGTCAGAAAAAGTGAGATTTTGCTTATATCACTACTTATCACTAGACTATGTGTGCAATGAAGTCAGAGAAGGTGTTCGTAAAGTGACAATTTCACCACAAAAAGTATTAGTGTTAGAGAGGGACTTATTTTCTGGGTAA
- the thiC gene encoding phosphomethylpyrimidine synthase ThiC, producing MKKKDTAPSKNGITRQAFPNSRKVYVSGKIHPQISVAMREILLSDTKDSRTKKKTPNQPITVYDTSGPYTDPDKKIDVHIGIDRIREQWILDRNNVEQLEGFTSKYCNQRLNDKSLNHMRFSLLKKPLRAKKGENVTQLHYAKKGIITPEMEYIAIRENQRIDEMTEIRKQHKGEHFGASIPDRITPEFVRSEVARGRAVIPSNINHPEAEPMILGRNFLVKINANIGNSAVTSSIEEEVEKAVWACRWGADNIMDLSTGENIHETREWIVRNSPVPVGTVPIYQALEKVNGVAEDLTWEVFRDTLIEQAEQGVDYFTIHAGVLLRYVPMTAKRVTGIVSRGGSIMAKWCLAHHKESFLYTHFEDICEILKTYDVSLSLGDGLRPGSIADANDEAQFAELETLGELTKISRKHEVQCFIEGPGHVPMHMIKENMEKQIELCDEAPFYTLGPLTTDIAPGYDHITSGIGAAMIGWFGCAMLCYVTPKEHLGLPNKEDVRVGVITYKIAAHAADLAKGHPGAQHRDNALSMARFEFRWEDQFNLGLDPERALEYHDETLPADGAKVAHFCSMCGPKFCSMKISQEVRDFAAENDIVNNEVIVKGMEAKSKEFKEKGSEVYL from the coding sequence ATGAAAAAGAAAGACACTGCACCAAGTAAAAATGGGATTACAAGACAAGCATTTCCAAATTCAAGAAAAGTATATGTATCAGGAAAAATTCATCCACAAATCAGTGTGGCCATGCGTGAAATCTTATTAAGTGACACCAAAGACTCAAGGACAAAAAAGAAAACACCAAATCAGCCAATAACTGTTTATGATACTTCAGGACCGTATACAGATCCTGATAAAAAAATAGATGTACATATTGGTATTGACAGAATTCGTGAACAATGGATTTTAGATAGAAATAATGTAGAGCAATTAGAAGGGTTTACTTCCAAATATTGCAACCAGCGGTTGAATGATAAAAGTTTGAACCACATGCGTTTCTCGTTATTAAAAAAACCCTTGCGTGCAAAAAAAGGAGAAAATGTAACGCAGTTACACTACGCTAAAAAAGGAATAATCACACCTGAAATGGAATACATTGCTATTCGCGAAAATCAACGAATAGATGAAATGACTGAGATCCGAAAGCAACACAAAGGAGAACATTTTGGCGCTTCCATTCCAGATCGAATTACACCGGAATTTGTGCGGTCAGAAGTCGCCAGAGGACGTGCTGTAATTCCATCGAACATCAACCATCCAGAAGCAGAACCTATGATCTTAGGTAGAAATTTCTTGGTAAAAATAAACGCTAATATCGGAAACTCTGCAGTGACCTCCTCTATTGAAGAAGAAGTAGAAAAAGCAGTTTGGGCCTGTCGTTGGGGAGCAGATAATATAATGGATTTATCCACAGGAGAAAACATTCATGAAACTAGAGAGTGGATTGTACGTAACTCTCCTGTACCCGTTGGCACCGTGCCAATTTATCAAGCTTTAGAAAAAGTAAATGGAGTTGCAGAAGATTTAACCTGGGAAGTTTTTAGAGATACGCTGATAGAACAAGCTGAACAAGGCGTTGATTATTTTACAATTCATGCAGGCGTTTTACTACGGTATGTACCAATGACAGCCAAGCGTGTTACCGGTATTGTTTCTCGTGGAGGCTCTATCATGGCAAAATGGTGTTTGGCACATCACAAAGAGAGTTTTTTATATACTCATTTTGAAGATATTTGTGAAATTCTAAAAACCTATGATGTTTCCCTTTCTTTGGGAGACGGTTTACGACCAGGATCTATTGCAGACGCCAATGATGAAGCTCAATTTGCAGAGTTGGAAACTTTAGGAGAACTGACAAAAATATCCAGAAAACACGAAGTTCAGTGTTTTATTGAAGGTCCAGGTCACGTGCCAATGCACATGATTAAAGAGAATATGGAAAAGCAAATAGAGCTTTGCGATGAGGCTCCTTTTTATACATTAGGCCCTTTAACGACAGACATTGCTCCCGGGTATGACCATATTACTTCGGGCATTGGAGCTGCGATGATTGGTTGGTTTGGTTGCGCAATGTTGTGTTATGTAACACCAAAAGAGCATTTAGGCTTGCCGAATAAAGAAGATGTTCGAGTCGGAGTCATCACTTACAAAATAGCGGCACATGCTGCTGATTTGGCAAAAGGACATCCTGGAGCGCAACATAGAGACAACGCCTTAAGTATGGCGCGTTTTGAGTTCCGTTGGGAAGATCAGTTTAATTTAGGATTAGACCCAGAGCGCGCCTTAGAATACCACGATGAAACTTTACCCGCAGATGGCGCAAAAGTGGCGCATTTCTGCTCTATGTGTGGTCCTAAGTTCTGTTCTATGAAAATCTCTCAGGAAGTACGCGACTTTGCCGCAGAAAACGACATTGTAAACAATGAAGTCATCGTCAAAGGCATGGAAGCCAAATCGAAAGAGTTTAAAGAAAAAGGATCTGAAGTGTATTTGTAA
- the typA gene encoding translational GTPase TypA gives MHQIRNIAIIAHVDHGKTTLVDKIIDQAKILDDRKERKDLLLDNNDLERERGITILSKNVSVMYKGTKINVIDTPGHADFGGEVERVLKMADGVLLLVDAFEGPMPQTRFVLGKALDLGLTPIVVVNKVDKDNCTPDIVHEKVFDLMFALDATEEQLDYATIYGSAKNNWMSTDWRNETDNIIPLLDAVLESIPATKYNEGTPQMQITSLDFSSFTGRIAIGRVFRGDLEAGKDYTLCKADGVTKKVRIKELHVFEGLGKMQVEKVPCGDICAITGLDGFEIGDTIADLENPEALPRTEIDQPTMSMLFTINNSPFFGKEGKFVTSRHIRDRLFKELEKNLALKVETTDSEDKFNVYGRGVLHLSVLIETMRREGYELQVGRPQVIIKMIDGKKHEPMETLSIDVPEEMASRAINLVSLRKGDMLIMEPKGDLQHLEFSIPSRGLIGLRNRILTATAGSAIINHRFSEYALYKGDFTEEVKGAIISSAAGKATGYALNRLQDRGRFFIDVNQEIYIGQVIGENSKSDEMAVNLIKGKQLTNMRKSGTDEAMKIAPKVDFSLEENMEYIKTDEYLEVTPKSLRMRKIVFKG, from the coding sequence ATGCATCAAATTAGAAATATCGCTATCATAGCCCATGTCGATCATGGAAAAACAACCTTAGTAGACAAAATTATAGATCAAGCAAAAATATTAGACGATCGTAAAGAGCGTAAAGATTTATTGCTAGATAATAATGACTTAGAACGTGAAAGAGGAATAACCATTCTTTCTAAGAACGTTTCTGTAATGTATAAAGGAACAAAAATCAATGTCATTGATACACCTGGTCACGCCGATTTCGGTGGAGAAGTAGAGCGTGTATTAAAAATGGCTGATGGTGTTTTATTATTAGTAGATGCATTTGAAGGACCAATGCCACAAACTCGTTTTGTATTAGGTAAAGCTTTAGACTTAGGTTTAACTCCCATTGTTGTTGTCAATAAAGTAGACAAAGACAACTGTACTCCTGACATCGTTCACGAAAAAGTTTTTGATTTAATGTTTGCATTAGATGCAACGGAAGAACAATTAGATTATGCAACCATTTACGGTTCTGCAAAAAATAATTGGATGAGTACAGATTGGAGAAATGAAACGGATAACATTATTCCTTTGTTAGATGCCGTTTTAGAATCTATTCCAGCAACTAAATACAACGAAGGAACACCACAAATGCAAATTACTTCTTTAGATTTTTCTTCTTTTACAGGTAGAATTGCTATTGGACGTGTATTCCGTGGAGATTTAGAAGCGGGTAAAGATTACACGTTATGTAAAGCTGATGGTGTTACTAAAAAAGTAAGAATTAAAGAATTGCACGTATTTGAAGGTTTGGGGAAAATGCAAGTAGAAAAAGTACCCTGTGGAGATATTTGTGCAATTACGGGTCTTGATGGATTTGAAATTGGTGATACCATTGCAGATCTAGAAAACCCAGAAGCATTGCCAAGAACAGAGATAGACCAACCAACAATGAGTATGTTGTTTACAATTAACAATTCTCCTTTCTTCGGTAAAGAAGGAAAATTTGTTACTTCGCGTCACATTCGTGATCGTCTGTTCAAAGAATTAGAAAAAAACTTAGCATTAAAAGTTGAAACCACTGATAGTGAAGATAAATTTAACGTTTATGGACGTGGAGTTTTACACTTATCTGTTTTAATTGAAACAATGCGTAGAGAAGGGTACGAATTACAAGTGGGAAGACCACAAGTAATTATTAAAATGATTGACGGTAAGAAACATGAGCCAATGGAAACATTGTCTATTGATGTTCCTGAAGAAATGGCTTCTAGAGCTATTAATTTAGTATCCCTTAGAAAAGGAGACATGTTAATCATGGAACCTAAAGGAGATTTACAACACTTAGAATTTTCAATTCCTTCAAGAGGTTTGATCGGTCTAAGAAATAGAATTTTAACAGCAACAGCTGGTTCAGCAATTATTAACCACAGATTTAGTGAATATGCTCTTTATAAAGGAGATTTTACTGAGGAAGTAAAAGGAGCTATCATCTCTTCTGCAGCTGGTAAAGCAACAGGATATGCATTAAACCGTTTGCAAGATAGAGGTCGTTTCTTTATTGATGTAAATCAAGAGATTTATATTGGTCAAGTCATTGGCGAAAACAGTAAATCTGATGAGATGGCTGTAAACCTAATTAAAGGAAAGCAATTGACAAACATGCGTAAATCTGGTACAGATGAAGCTATGAAAATTGCACCGAAAGTAGATTTCTCTTTGGAGGAAAATATGGAATATATTAAGACTGATGAGTACTTAGAAGTCACTCCAAAAAGTTTAAGAATGCGTAAAATTGTCTTTAAAGGATAA
- a CDS encoding IS30 family transposase → MWNEKKHKETRHKHLKHQGRLYLKRGVAKNSRGIIKNRVRIENRPSRVELRDRFRDLEVDLIISKNHNQAILTINERSCGMLKMKKVSSKESKGVGAAIIDLLEDWKPYLKTITVDNGKEFADHLVVVQQLNIDYYFARPYHSWKQGSNENLNGLIRQYLPKKTDFTKITDYQVKQIQEKLNLRSRKRFNYENPISVMDQWLFNSEVAFIT, encoded by the coding sequence ATCTGGAATGAGAAAAAACATAAAGAAACCCGACATAAACATTTAAAACATCAAGGCAGGCTTTATCTTAAAAGAGGCGTAGCAAAGAATTCTAGGGGTATTATAAAAAACAGGGTACGTATAGAAAACCGACCCAGTAGAGTGGAGCTCAGAGATCGCTTTAGAGATCTTGAGGTAGATTTGATAATAAGTAAAAATCACAATCAAGCTATTCTAACAATTAATGAGAGAAGCTGTGGAATGCTTAAAATGAAAAAAGTTTCTTCTAAAGAATCCAAAGGGGTAGGGGCAGCAATCATAGATTTACTAGAGGATTGGAAACCTTATTTGAAAACTATTACAGTGGATAATGGAAAAGAGTTTGCAGACCACCTTGTGGTAGTGCAGCAGCTTAATATAGATTATTATTTTGCAAGACCTTATCACTCTTGGAAACAGGGTTCAAACGAAAACCTAAACGGACTGATAAGACAATATTTACCTAAAAAAACAGACTTTACAAAAATCACTGATTACCAAGTAAAACAGATACAAGAGAAATTAAATCTAAGATCTAGAAAAAGGTTCAATTATGAAAATCCTATATCTGTGATGGATCAATGGCTATTTAACTCAGAAGTTGCATTTATAACTTGA
- a CDS encoding T9SS type A sorting domain-containing protein codes for MTKINMTKSFIILVCLLGGTIMKAQFTQIAKVVSENRESRAEYGTSVAIAKDFAIVGASRETIASGAAYVYSKDDRGVWSYSQRLAAFDPNQGAEFGGGVKFSDDYLVVAAGRANVENIERAGALYVYDYQNDNWEYSTKLVASDYSGDAKLGMNPTSMDVDGNTIVAGAPAENGWIGSVYVFTKEGGTWTETQKILSPEAPTNDTFGVGVSISGDYLVIGASDVDRRKGATYIYMKNSSGIWEYNQTLMASDASNGSFFGNSVNISGDQLVVGAYGTNSEQGAAYVYEKDNEGVWLEVQKLNGNSSIENAQFGWSTDIQPNYISVSAPHIFGLEVGEAYFYKRESNGLWVEDQIILGEDTIGEDFYGWSIAMHEKQLIASAPWEDHDANGENGIDRAGSAYIFEDSEMLGGSTDNSLEVIFTVYPVPAKDHITIATNSGTISKIKLMNLQGRLIKEETLSVEREYNLDVSRIAQGIYFVNVYMQDGRMSTKKIIKIN; via the coding sequence ATGACAAAAATTAACATGACAAAGAGCTTTATTATTCTTGTATGCTTACTTGGAGGTACTATCATGAAAGCTCAATTTACACAAATAGCTAAAGTGGTAAGCGAGAATAGAGAAAGTCGTGCTGAATATGGAACTTCGGTCGCCATTGCTAAAGATTTTGCAATTGTTGGTGCTTCACGAGAGACTATTGCTTCAGGAGCTGCCTATGTTTATAGCAAAGATGACCGAGGGGTTTGGAGTTATTCACAAAGATTAGCTGCTTTTGACCCCAACCAAGGTGCTGAATTTGGAGGTGGCGTAAAATTTTCGGATGATTATTTAGTAGTTGCAGCAGGAAGAGCAAATGTAGAAAATATAGAAAGAGCGGGAGCCTTGTATGTCTATGACTATCAAAATGACAATTGGGAGTATAGCACAAAATTAGTAGCCTCAGATTATAGTGGAGATGCAAAATTAGGGATGAACCCTACCTCTATGGATGTAGACGGCAATACAATTGTTGCAGGTGCTCCTGCTGAAAACGGATGGATAGGATCTGTGTATGTATTTACTAAAGAAGGAGGGACTTGGACAGAAACTCAAAAAATACTAAGCCCTGAAGCACCAACTAATGACACTTTTGGAGTAGGAGTATCTATTTCTGGAGATTATTTAGTGATTGGTGCTAGCGATGTAGATAGACGTAAAGGTGCTACTTATATATATATGAAAAACAGTTCTGGTATATGGGAATACAACCAAACTTTAATGGCTTCAGATGCAAGCAATGGTTCTTTCTTTGGAAATTCAGTGAACATTTCTGGTGATCAATTAGTTGTGGGAGCTTATGGTACAAATTCTGAACAAGGGGCAGCCTATGTGTATGAAAAGGATAATGAAGGAGTTTGGTTAGAAGTTCAAAAATTGAATGGGAACTCTTCAATAGAAAATGCACAATTTGGTTGGAGTACAGATATCCAACCAAATTATATTTCTGTATCCGCTCCACATATCTTCGGATTAGAAGTTGGAGAAGCTTATTTCTATAAAAGAGAGAGCAATGGTCTCTGGGTAGAAGATCAAATTATACTAGGTGAAGACACCATAGGAGAAGATTTTTATGGTTGGAGTATTGCTATGCATGAAAAACAATTAATTGCGAGTGCACCTTGGGAAGACCACGATGCCAATGGAGAAAATGGAATAGATCGAGCTGGTTCTGCCTACATTTTCGAAGATTCAGAAATGCTAGGAGGTTCCACAGATAATTCTTTAGAAGTTATTTTTACGGTATATCCTGTTCCTGCTAAAGATCATATTACCATAGCAACCAACTCTGGTACCATTTCAAAAATTAAATTGATGAACTTACAGGGAAGGCTTATCAAGGAAGAGACACTATCAGTTGAAAGAGAGTATAATTTAGATGTTTCTCGCATTGCACAGGGAATTTACTTTGTAAATGTATATATGCAAGATGGGAGAATGTCAACGAAAAAAATTATCAAGATTAATTAA
- a CDS encoding tetratricopeptide repeat protein: protein MHLFKYAILLLLFNISPLKLSAQIETQASVIERIDLGIKYLSEKNHAKSLEELIGAKELAIREEWYSQAFNASLNIGNNYYLLMDYGEAFQYYLQAYEIAVKHLSARQEMVAFNNIGVLYTEDKDLIKAKKSFLKAYEIAKKLDDKEKIGAYAINLALLGNKMGELELSEKYIDEGLPLINDNLILFLSGEIARAENLLLRAQYVKAENLALKLLPQINDLSILRDGMTVNDRITVLLILTQVYEEQKQFKLAQKYALLARSSRKDIEGRKEIYNHLARLYYETNDFVKAMAYKDSVVIATDSLYAIKNTALFKSEQVKFQIHNYQHELSESKEKLQGERQFFYGLIICVVLFMGFLILVYKYNSLKHKQQKKIAELKLAKEKNSHLLIERQNQERKAQVLLERERFKNELDNKNRELTSKAMFLSSKNELIEEIVQTLSANTQIETNAVLKKQINELKKHLKKDTQWDSFFVHFEDVNQGFLDRLRAQHPNLTSSDIRFTTFLYMNLTYKEIASLLNITPQSCRKRKERISKKMNIASNLSIHMYLSSI, encoded by the coding sequence ATGCATTTATTTAAATATGCGATCCTATTGCTGCTATTTAACATATCGCCACTAAAACTTTCTGCTCAAATAGAGACTCAAGCGAGTGTAATTGAACGCATTGATTTGGGTATAAAATATTTATCTGAGAAAAATCATGCTAAATCGCTAGAAGAACTAATCGGAGCAAAAGAGTTAGCAATCCGAGAAGAATGGTATTCTCAGGCATTTAATGCAAGCCTAAATATTGGAAACAACTATTACTTACTAATGGATTATGGTGAGGCTTTTCAATACTATTTGCAAGCCTACGAAATTGCTGTAAAGCACTTGAGTGCAAGGCAAGAAATGGTTGCATTTAATAATATTGGGGTTTTATATACGGAAGACAAAGACCTTATAAAGGCGAAAAAATCGTTTCTAAAGGCTTATGAAATTGCAAAAAAGTTAGACGATAAAGAAAAAATTGGGGCCTATGCCATTAACCTTGCTTTGCTAGGAAATAAAATGGGGGAGTTGGAACTTTCGGAAAAGTATATTGATGAGGGATTACCCCTTATAAATGATAATCTTATTTTGTTTCTATCGGGAGAAATTGCAAGGGCTGAAAATTTGCTTTTAAGAGCTCAATATGTAAAAGCCGAAAACCTAGCACTAAAGCTTTTACCACAAATAAATGATTTATCAATTTTAAGAGATGGAATGACAGTTAATGACAGAATTACTGTTTTGTTGATCTTAACTCAGGTATATGAAGAACAAAAGCAATTTAAGCTTGCTCAAAAATATGCTCTATTAGCACGCTCATCTCGTAAAGATATTGAAGGACGTAAAGAAATTTACAATCATCTTGCCAGATTATATTATGAGACAAACGATTTTGTAAAAGCAATGGCCTATAAAGATTCGGTTGTTATCGCTACAGATTCCCTGTACGCTATTAAGAACACTGCTTTGTTTAAAAGTGAACAGGTCAAGTTTCAAATTCATAATTACCAGCATGAACTTTCTGAAAGCAAAGAAAAACTGCAAGGAGAAAGACAGTTTTTTTATGGTTTAATAATCTGTGTAGTTCTGTTTATGGGATTTTTAATATTGGTATACAAATACAATTCTCTAAAGCACAAACAGCAAAAAAAGATAGCAGAACTCAAATTGGCTAAGGAAAAAAATAGTCATCTTTTAATCGAAAGACAGAATCAAGAAAGAAAAGCCCAAGTACTGTTAGAAAGAGAAAGATTTAAAAATGAATTGGACAATAAAAACAGGGAGCTAACCTCAAAAGCTATGTTTTTATCAAGTAAAAATGAACTTATAGAAGAAATTGTTCAAACCTTATCTGCCAATACGCAAATCGAAACCAATGCCGTTTTAAAGAAACAAATAAATGAATTAAAAAAACACCTAAAAAAAGATACCCAATGGGACAGTTTTTTTGTGCATTTTGAAGATGTAAATCAGGGTTTTTTGGACAGATTAAGGGCCCAACATCCCAATTTAACTTCGAGTGATATTCGGTTTACAACTTTTCTTTATATGAATTTAACTTATAAAGAAATTGCGTCTTTACTTAATATTACACCTCAGTCATGTAGAAAGAGAAAAGAGCGTATTTCAAAAAAGATGAATATCGCAAGCAACCTTTCAATTCACATGTATTTATCAAGTATTTAA
- a CDS encoding DUF4377 domain-containing protein, whose translation MKTKFLLLMVLGILCSCSNDDGNDSQIIDIRINHFQDTGIALSPILILEIQEGNNIGTESWTKFYSYIEGFNYEPGKIYNLSVKIENIDNPPADGSSVNYTLVEVKSTQDVDTETLFDIDLKIGGESFVTTDSGLKLLNQIDIDCNTLCNELETTITNQDFVVGTFKRISNNEIQLMELE comes from the coding sequence ATGAAAACGAAATTTTTACTTTTAATGGTTTTAGGGATTTTATGCTCTTGTTCTAATGATGATGGAAATGACTCTCAAATTATTGATATAAGAATTAACCATTTCCAGGATACAGGAATAGCTCTAAGCCCTATTTTAATATTAGAAATACAGGAGGGAAATAATATTGGAACAGAGAGCTGGACTAAATTCTATTCATATATTGAGGGATTTAATTATGAACCAGGTAAAATCTACAATCTTTCGGTAAAAATAGAAAATATAGACAACCCACCTGCTGATGGAAGTTCTGTGAACTATACTCTTGTAGAAGTTAAGTCAACTCAAGACGTTGATACTGAAACTCTTTTTGATATAGATTTAAAAATAGGTGGAGAAAGTTTTGTAACCACCGACTCTGGATTAAAACTGCTTAATCAAATAGATATTGATTGTAATACTCTTTGCAATGAATTAGAAACAACAATAACGAATCAAGATTTTGTAGTTGGAACGTTTAAAAGAATTTCTAATAATGAAATACAATTAATGGAACTTGAATAA
- a CDS encoding alpha/beta hydrolase family protein — protein sequence MKILKRIAITISVLTLSGTLFLGLKFGMRYYKSYQNEEILTNTILDNEISSSDYTKAERLKNGQILSKKIINLSEILPIWTTISENDSLLHAYKYLDNINFYVIVYKSDLLLVNGIIAEPKKEGRFPVIIFNRGGNKEIGKVAKAKTLYSLITTASKLADEDYLLIASCYREEDEIGGDDLNDVLNLTETIKSIDKADATRIGMYGWSRGGMMTYLSLKNSTKIKTAVVGNGPSDLEALIIDRPEMDSRVCAKLIPEYDKNKTKELQKRSVINWADELDKNASLLILCGTEDEQVHPNQADLIAHKLEEINYDFKLEKVKTDHTFSNKKEELNRLLLSWFKENL from the coding sequence ATGAAAATATTAAAACGAATTGCAATTACCATATCAGTGCTAACCTTATCGGGAACCCTCTTTCTCGGTTTAAAATTTGGGATGAGATATTACAAATCATATCAAAACGAAGAGATACTAACCAATACAATTTTAGATAATGAAATTAGCTCTAGTGATTACACTAAAGCAGAGCGTCTAAAAAATGGACAAATTTTATCTAAAAAAATAATTAACCTTTCAGAAATACTACCAATTTGGACTACTATTTCTGAAAATGATTCTTTACTACATGCTTATAAATATTTAGATAACATCAATTTTTATGTCATCGTTTATAAAAGTGATTTACTTTTGGTTAATGGAATAATTGCTGAACCCAAAAAAGAAGGACGATTTCCTGTAATTATATTTAACAGAGGAGGCAATAAAGAAATTGGGAAAGTTGCAAAAGCTAAAACACTATATTCTCTAATAACAACGGCCTCTAAACTGGCAGATGAAGATTATTTACTTATTGCTAGCTGCTACAGAGAAGAAGATGAGATTGGAGGGGATGACCTTAACGATGTACTCAATCTAACTGAAACTATTAAATCTATTGATAAAGCTGACGCAACTCGCATAGGGATGTATGGATGGTCAAGAGGAGGAATGATGACCTACTTATCCTTAAAAAATAGCACTAAAATTAAAACGGCAGTAGTGGGTAATGGACCTTCAGATTTAGAAGCACTTATCATTGATAGACCGGAAATGGACAGTAGGGTATGTGCAAAGCTGATTCCTGAATACGATAAGAACAAAACAAAAGAATTACAAAAACGTTCTGTTATTAATTGGGCAGATGAATTAGATAAAAATGCTAGTTTACTTATTCTTTGCGGAACCGAGGATGAACAAGTACATCCAAATCAAGCTGATTTAATAGCTCACAAACTGGAGGAAATAAACTATGATTTTAAACTTGAAAAAGTGAAGACGGATCATACGTTTTCTAATAAAAAAGAAGAGCTTAATAGATTACTCCTTAGTTGGTTTAAAGAAAATCTATAA